One region of Microbacterium rhizosphaerae genomic DNA includes:
- a CDS encoding LLM class F420-dependent oxidoreductase: MRAGIHLWNYTTPEGESSIARTVADTATTAEAGGFSQFTVMDHWFQMEAVGDPAEPMLEAFTTLGYVAAMTSTLRLGPLVTGVTYRHPGLLAKIATTLDVLSGGRSILGLGAAWYEREHHALGVPYPALGERFERLEEALKVVTQMWSEDNGRYEGRHYSLNETLNSPRAVSAPHPPIMIGGRGEKKTLRLAAQYAQIVNFTAFDPDDVAHLLDVLRGHCDALGTDYDAIEKQIMATRLQPDSDQFWPTMERLAALGIDLVVFGVRPNDQVATTSRLAEAVLPRLAEL, from the coding sequence ATGCGCGCAGGAATCCACCTCTGGAACTACACCACGCCCGAGGGCGAGTCATCGATCGCCCGCACCGTCGCCGACACGGCCACCACCGCCGAAGCCGGCGGCTTCAGCCAGTTCACCGTCATGGACCACTGGTTCCAGATGGAAGCCGTCGGCGACCCGGCGGAACCCATGCTGGAGGCGTTCACGACACTCGGCTACGTCGCCGCCATGACGAGCACGCTCCGGCTCGGCCCGCTCGTGACCGGCGTCACGTACCGGCATCCGGGGCTGCTCGCGAAGATCGCCACGACCCTGGACGTCCTGAGCGGTGGCCGGTCCATCCTCGGCCTCGGCGCCGCATGGTACGAGCGGGAGCACCACGCCCTCGGTGTGCCGTACCCGGCACTCGGCGAGCGGTTCGAGCGCCTCGAGGAGGCGCTGAAGGTCGTGACGCAGATGTGGTCCGAAGACAACGGCCGGTACGAGGGGCGGCACTACTCGCTGAACGAGACGCTCAACAGCCCGCGAGCCGTGAGCGCGCCGCATCCTCCGATCATGATCGGGGGTCGTGGTGAGAAGAAGACGCTGCGCCTCGCCGCGCAGTACGCGCAGATCGTGAACTTCACGGCCTTCGACCCGGACGATGTCGCGCACCTGCTCGACGTGCTGCGCGGGCACTGCGACGCGCTCGGCACGGACTACGACGCCATCGAGAAGCAGATCATGGCGACCCGCCTGCAGCCGGACTCCGATCAGTTCTGGCCGACCATGGAGCGCCTCGCCGCTCTCGGCATCGACCTCGTCGTCTTCGGCGTGCGTCCGAACGATCAGGTCGCGACAACGAGCCGGCTTGCAGAAGCGGTGCTGCCGCGGCTCGCGGAGCTGTGA
- a CDS encoding MFS transporter produces MNAAIGRRLPAWEVRGFRQLTLTWVFANLGDSALYLMAAVWVKDLTDSDAAAATVFIALGLPALIAPFLGALADRVSRKRLMVWSMAAMVPIVLCLLLVAPTGMFWIVYLVVFLYGTMGYLLAAAQSGLIRDLVDDGALGSANGALTTLDQGFRLISPLIGTALYVAAGPDAVVLLTGVSFALAAVQMTRVRVEESPPAPRAARGRYLAELGAGFAHLARTSPLNRLSLALVIAFAAVGLLNVTVFATLDQGLHLPASALGWLVPLQGVGAVVGGVLSAMLVRRLGESRTVALGLLMVAIGALPTAGTSLLLAVIGLPVIGFGIPLVAVGFATLRQRRTPPELQGRTAAAGNVAINVPQTLFSIVGASIIAVVDYRILIFIMVAVVSAAAVLASSGARHEVPAGVPAGT; encoded by the coding sequence GTGAATGCCGCCATCGGGCGTCGGCTGCCCGCCTGGGAGGTGCGCGGCTTCCGGCAGCTCACGCTGACGTGGGTCTTCGCCAATCTCGGCGACAGCGCCCTCTACCTCATGGCCGCCGTCTGGGTGAAAGACCTCACCGACTCGGATGCTGCGGCGGCCACGGTCTTCATCGCACTCGGACTCCCGGCGCTCATCGCGCCGTTCCTCGGTGCGCTGGCGGACCGCGTGTCGCGCAAGCGGCTCATGGTCTGGTCGATGGCCGCGATGGTGCCGATCGTCCTGTGCCTGCTGCTCGTCGCGCCGACCGGCATGTTCTGGATCGTCTACCTCGTCGTCTTCCTCTACGGGACGATGGGCTACCTGCTCGCCGCCGCGCAGTCCGGGCTCATCCGCGACCTCGTCGATGACGGCGCCCTCGGCTCGGCGAACGGCGCGCTGACCACGCTCGACCAGGGCTTCCGGCTCATCTCGCCGCTCATCGGGACGGCACTGTACGTCGCGGCGGGTCCGGATGCCGTGGTGCTGCTGACGGGGGTCTCCTTCGCTCTGGCGGCCGTGCAGATGACCCGGGTGCGCGTCGAGGAGTCGCCCCCCGCTCCGCGCGCCGCGCGCGGACGGTACCTCGCCGAGCTCGGCGCCGGGTTCGCCCACCTGGCGCGGACCTCGCCGCTGAACCGGCTGAGCCTCGCTCTCGTCATCGCCTTCGCCGCGGTGGGCCTGCTCAATGTCACCGTCTTCGCGACTCTCGATCAGGGGCTCCACTTGCCGGCATCCGCACTCGGCTGGCTCGTTCCGCTGCAGGGTGTCGGCGCCGTGGTCGGCGGCGTGCTGTCCGCGATGCTCGTGCGCCGGCTCGGCGAATCGCGGACGGTGGCGCTGGGGCTTCTCATGGTCGCGATCGGTGCGCTGCCGACCGCGGGCACCTCGCTGCTCCTCGCCGTGATCGGTCTGCCGGTCATCGGCTTCGGCATCCCGCTCGTCGCCGTCGGCTTCGCCACGTTGCGCCAGCGCCGCACGCCGCCGGAGCTGCAGGGCCGGACGGCGGCAGCCGGCAACGTCGCGATCAACGTCCCGCAGACGCTGTTCAGCATCGTGGGCGCCTCGATCATCGCCGTCGTGGACTACCGCATCCTGATCTTCATCATGGTCGCCGTCGTCTCGGCCGCCGCGGTGCTCGCCTCCTCGGGGGCGCGGCATGAGGTGCCGGCGGGGGTGCCCGCCGGCACCTGA
- a CDS encoding ArsR/SmtB family transcription factor: protein MSDNFPPERPGQARVTDPARLRALAHPIRLELFDLLTERGELTATQCAEALGESAASCSFHLRMLEKYGFIERAQARGREKPWRPVARSWDMRPDPAQPGSLAAMREVAVLGIDAEWGRVRSFFAEMDAEPDQWVQASTFTRSTFWATAEELAQLSRDLQEITDRFAGRSADPSLRPPGARFSRMVAVANPEPWSSPYAAQTPDAKEAES, encoded by the coding sequence GTGTCAGACAACTTCCCGCCCGAGCGACCCGGTCAGGCGCGCGTCACCGACCCGGCGCGCTTGCGCGCCCTCGCCCATCCCATCCGGCTCGAGCTCTTCGACCTGCTGACCGAACGCGGAGAGCTGACCGCCACGCAATGCGCAGAGGCGCTGGGGGAGTCGGCCGCCAGCTGCTCCTTCCATCTGCGCATGCTCGAGAAGTACGGCTTCATCGAGCGGGCGCAGGCGCGCGGGCGCGAGAAGCCGTGGCGGCCGGTCGCGCGGTCGTGGGACATGCGGCCCGACCCCGCCCAGCCCGGATCGCTGGCCGCGATGCGGGAAGTCGCGGTGCTCGGCATCGACGCGGAGTGGGGGCGGGTGCGCTCGTTCTTCGCAGAGATGGATGCCGAGCCCGACCAGTGGGTGCAGGCATCCACGTTCACCCGCAGCACGTTCTGGGCGACCGCGGAGGAGCTCGCCCAGCTGAGCCGCGACCTCCAGGAGATCACCGATCGCTTCGCGGGGCGGAGCGCGGATCCCTCGCTGCGTCCGCCCGGAGCCCGGTTCTCGCGCATGGTCGCGGTGGCCAATCCCGAGCCGTGGTCGTCGCCGTACGCGGCGCAGACGCCCGACGCGAAGGAGGCGGAGTCGTGA
- a CDS encoding glycosyl hydrolase family 28-related protein, whose protein sequence is MARPRTLIAAVAAASLSLATLAAAAPAAVADPPGAVVTRAALDPALVHGRGATVPFLEQEAENAATNGTILGPSRDAYDIAAEASGRTAVKLLPGQYVEFTLPAAANAITVRYSIPDAPTGGGLTAKLGVTAGAETTSLPMTSQYSYLYNLYPFTNDPNAGVLHPDWWITECACVPGPDYQVTTPFRPMKFYDEERLLLGQTHPAGQKVRLTAPEGVAWTVIDLMDSQLVAPSPAPKGKIANVVKYGADPSGRTSSADAFDRAIAAARASGATVWLPPGRFRVDRHIIVDDVSIQGAGSWFTTVFGRQVTLSTPAPDGSVHTGVGFYGKDAAAGGSTNVHLSGFAIVGDVRERVDTDQVNAVGGAFHDSSFSGLYVHHTKAGFWFDGPMSNVTVADNQVADTIADGLNFHIGVTDSVVRNNVVRNTGDDGLAMWAESLGGTTQTNARNVFDHNTVQTPTLANGIAVYGGTDNTVSGNLVADTIREGSALHAGSRFGAHPFAGTLTFQDNTTVRAGTFELNWKIGLGSLWIYALEGSISGIRVVGDHYLDSTYNAVLLVADWPVKDQYTISGVSFRDIHVDGTGTSVLSARVAGVATFQNVDARNVGAVGINNCGSFHFTPAGSEFSVGDLGGNDGGGTTGPWMASWELPNTITCDDRPPVVAPPAPSPW, encoded by the coding sequence ATGGCACGACCCCGAACCCTCATCGCCGCAGTGGCCGCGGCATCCCTCTCCCTCGCGACGCTGGCCGCCGCGGCGCCCGCCGCGGTCGCCGACCCGCCGGGTGCTGTGGTCACGCGGGCGGCCCTGGATCCCGCGCTGGTGCATGGGCGCGGCGCGACGGTGCCGTTCCTCGAGCAGGAGGCCGAGAACGCCGCCACGAACGGCACGATCCTCGGGCCGAGCCGCGACGCGTACGACATCGCCGCCGAGGCGTCGGGGCGCACAGCCGTGAAGCTCCTGCCCGGCCAGTACGTCGAGTTCACGCTGCCCGCGGCCGCGAATGCGATCACGGTGCGCTACAGCATCCCGGATGCGCCGACCGGCGGTGGCCTCACCGCGAAGCTCGGCGTCACCGCCGGTGCCGAGACGACGAGTCTGCCGATGACGTCGCAGTACTCGTACCTCTACAACCTCTACCCCTTCACGAACGACCCGAACGCCGGCGTGCTGCATCCCGACTGGTGGATCACCGAGTGCGCCTGTGTGCCCGGCCCCGACTATCAGGTGACGACGCCGTTCCGCCCCATGAAGTTCTACGACGAGGAGCGGCTCCTGCTCGGTCAGACCCACCCCGCGGGGCAGAAGGTGCGCCTCACCGCTCCCGAGGGCGTCGCCTGGACGGTCATCGACCTCATGGACAGCCAGCTCGTCGCACCCTCCCCGGCGCCGAAGGGCAAGATCGCGAACGTCGTCAAGTACGGAGCGGACCCGAGCGGCCGCACGTCGTCGGCGGATGCGTTCGATCGCGCCATCGCTGCCGCGCGCGCGTCGGGAGCCACCGTGTGGCTGCCCCCGGGGCGCTTCCGCGTCGACCGCCACATCATCGTCGACGACGTGAGCATCCAGGGTGCGGGCAGCTGGTTCACGACCGTGTTCGGCCGACAGGTGACGCTCTCCACCCCGGCACCCGACGGCTCGGTCCACACGGGAGTCGGGTTCTACGGGAAGGATGCCGCGGCCGGCGGCAGCACGAACGTGCACCTGTCCGGCTTCGCCATCGTGGGCGACGTGCGCGAGCGCGTCGACACCGACCAGGTCAACGCGGTCGGCGGCGCATTCCACGACTCGTCGTTCTCGGGTCTGTACGTCCATCACACGAAGGCGGGATTCTGGTTCGACGGGCCGATGTCGAACGTGACCGTCGCGGACAACCAGGTCGCCGACACGATCGCCGACGGCCTGAACTTCCACATCGGCGTGACGGACTCGGTCGTGCGGAACAACGTCGTCCGCAACACGGGCGATGACGGCCTCGCGATGTGGGCCGAGTCGCTCGGCGGGACGACGCAGACGAACGCGCGGAACGTCTTCGACCACAACACGGTGCAGACCCCGACCCTCGCCAACGGCATCGCCGTCTACGGCGGCACCGACAACACGGTGTCGGGCAACCTCGTCGCCGACACGATCCGGGAGGGGAGCGCGCTGCACGCCGGCTCGCGGTTCGGCGCGCACCCGTTCGCGGGCACGCTGACGTTCCAGGACAACACGACGGTGCGCGCCGGGACGTTCGAGCTGAACTGGAAGATCGGGCTCGGGTCACTCTGGATCTACGCCCTCGAGGGCTCGATCTCCGGCATCCGCGTGGTCGGCGACCACTACCTCGACTCGACGTACAACGCGGTGCTGCTCGTCGCCGACTGGCCCGTGAAGGACCAGTACACCATCAGCGGTGTCTCGTTCCGGGACATCCACGTCGACGGCACGGGGACCTCCGTGCTGAGCGCCCGGGTGGCGGGGGTGGCAACGTTCCAGAACGTCGACGCCCGCAATGTCGGCGCCGTCGGCATCAACAACTGCGGCTCGTTCCACTTCACGCCCGCCGGCAGCGAGTTCTCGGTCGGCGACCTGGGCGGCAACGACGGCGGAGGTACGACGGGGCCGTGGATGGCTTCGTGGGAGCTGCCGAACACGATCACGTGCGACGATCGTCCGCCCGTCGTCGCGCCGCCGGCGCCCTCGCCGTGGTGA
- a CDS encoding cation:proton antiporter, protein MTYSTLALIVLAGLAGPLLAAREGWRVPLVIGELLAGLVIGTSGFRLVEPTDPTLTLFASIGFGLTMLVIGSEIPVRDRGVRGAVGWGVLGAAVVGVVAAILGPLIALAVHSPHGLLYAVLLASSSAALVLPMLDSLGIAATSAPRLIAQIAVADIAAIVALPLVMDPVRALDAALGALTITSIAIILGVVLHRAHRSGAWRRVHHFSERRHFALELRISLLILFVLAAIAQFTHVSVMVAGFSLGLVLAAVGEPRRLARQLFGITEGFFAPLFFVWLGASIDLRAFVDHPSMVLLGALLGLGAVVAHLAARAVGLPWLQAVASAGQLGVPIAAVALGIQTRALQPGEGAAILLGALLTVATSAVATGLASRRAKRAADGSAAPRSA, encoded by the coding sequence GTGACCTACTCGACCCTCGCACTGATCGTGCTGGCGGGGCTCGCGGGTCCGCTCCTGGCGGCGCGGGAGGGATGGCGCGTCCCCCTCGTCATCGGCGAGCTGCTGGCGGGCCTCGTCATCGGGACCTCGGGGTTCCGGCTGGTGGAGCCGACGGATCCGACGCTGACACTGTTCGCCTCCATCGGCTTCGGGCTCACGATGCTCGTCATCGGCTCGGAGATCCCGGTGCGCGACCGCGGCGTGCGCGGTGCGGTGGGCTGGGGTGTGCTGGGCGCCGCGGTCGTGGGCGTCGTGGCGGCGATCCTGGGACCGCTGATCGCACTGGCCGTCCACTCGCCGCACGGCTTGCTGTACGCGGTGCTGCTCGCGTCGTCGTCCGCGGCGCTGGTGCTGCCGATGCTGGACTCGCTCGGCATCGCCGCGACCTCGGCCCCTCGGCTGATCGCGCAGATCGCGGTCGCGGACATCGCCGCGATCGTGGCACTGCCGCTCGTCATGGATCCGGTCCGCGCCCTGGACGCGGCGCTCGGCGCGCTGACGATCACGTCCATCGCGATCATCCTCGGCGTCGTGCTCCACCGGGCCCACCGCTCGGGCGCGTGGCGCCGCGTGCACCATTTCTCCGAGCGGCGCCACTTCGCGCTCGAGCTGCGGATCAGCCTGCTGATCCTGTTCGTCCTGGCCGCCATCGCCCAGTTCACGCACGTGTCGGTCATGGTGGCCGGCTTCTCGCTCGGGCTCGTGCTCGCCGCGGTGGGGGAGCCCCGCAGGCTCGCGCGGCAGCTCTTCGGCATCACCGAGGGCTTCTTCGCTCCGCTGTTCTTCGTGTGGCTCGGCGCATCCATCGACCTGCGCGCCTTCGTCGACCACCCGAGCATGGTTCTTCTCGGGGCGCTGCTCGGACTCGGCGCCGTCGTGGCGCACCTCGCGGCCCGCGCCGTCGGCCTGCCCTGGCTGCAGGCGGTCGCGTCCGCCGGGCAGCTCGGCGTGCCGATCGCAGCCGTGGCTCTCGGCATCCAGACCCGTGCGCTGCAGCCGGGCGAAGGCGCGGCCATCCTGCTCGGCGCCCTGCTCACGGTCGCCACCTCGGCGGTCGCGACGGGACTCGCCTCGCGGCGCGCGAAGCGCGCGGCGGACGGCAGCGCCGCGCCGCGGAGCGCCTGA
- a CDS encoding APC family permease, which yields MTHENLETATSHQRAIEYEEHALQAGGVSKAGSTLMAVAGSAPAYSIAASTALLIGAAGVGAPAALLWCGIPMLGIAFAFSYLARVDSHAGASFSWVARGLTPWLGFLAGWAVVISATIFMVAGALPAGAMTVSLFAPDQANNTLLVTLVGSVWFLVMAAAVIFGVHTTERAQWIMSTIEVGILVVFAALALPKLFSSSHPGEAFSWSWFGFGHLTGAGVFVSAALIAAFYYWGWDVTANLGEETKNAHKTTGLAGILGIIIVFILFEIYTTTTLVLLPGKTIEDNAANILDVLGNAIMPGIGGKIMIIAVALSTIATLETTLVQVSRTLFAMGRARTIPFAFGKINRRWKTPVFATLVVVAVSLVLFVLANVFGDSVGQILGWAISSIGLQIAFYYSLAGFAVVIGFRKVLFKSVKNFILIGLWPAVGALFMMYIFFAAIPNNDLVVNVLGLGLIVIGLIPLALFYRKAKETYFTRKPLEVPADFEA from the coding sequence ATGACGCATGAAAACCTCGAGACGGCGACGTCTCACCAACGGGCGATCGAGTACGAGGAACACGCGCTGCAAGCCGGTGGCGTGTCCAAGGCCGGATCGACCCTCATGGCCGTCGCGGGCAGTGCGCCCGCGTACTCCATCGCCGCGAGCACGGCTCTGCTGATCGGCGCCGCCGGCGTCGGCGCTCCGGCCGCGCTGCTGTGGTGCGGCATCCCGATGCTCGGCATCGCCTTCGCGTTCAGCTACCTCGCGCGTGTCGACTCGCACGCGGGTGCCTCGTTCTCGTGGGTCGCCCGCGGCCTCACCCCGTGGCTGGGCTTCCTCGCCGGATGGGCCGTCGTCATCTCGGCGACCATCTTCATGGTCGCGGGCGCCCTGCCTGCCGGCGCGATGACCGTGTCGCTGTTCGCACCCGATCAGGCCAACAACACGCTGCTCGTGACGCTCGTGGGCTCCGTGTGGTTCCTCGTCATGGCCGCGGCCGTGATCTTCGGCGTCCACACGACCGAGCGGGCCCAGTGGATCATGTCGACCATCGAGGTCGGCATCCTCGTCGTGTTCGCCGCGCTCGCGCTGCCGAAGCTCTTCAGCTCGAGCCACCCCGGCGAGGCCTTCTCGTGGAGCTGGTTCGGCTTCGGGCACCTCACCGGCGCGGGTGTCTTCGTGTCGGCCGCGCTCATCGCCGCCTTCTACTACTGGGGCTGGGACGTCACCGCCAACCTCGGCGAGGAGACGAAGAATGCGCACAAGACGACGGGCCTCGCCGGCATCCTCGGCATCATCATCGTGTTCATCCTGTTCGAGATCTACACGACGACGACGCTCGTGCTGCTGCCGGGGAAGACGATCGAAGACAACGCGGCGAACATCCTCGACGTGCTCGGCAACGCGATCATGCCCGGTATCGGTGGCAAGATCATGATCATCGCGGTCGCCCTGTCGACGATCGCGACGCTGGAGACCACGCTCGTGCAGGTGAGCCGCACCCTGTTCGCGATGGGGCGCGCCCGCACCATCCCGTTCGCCTTCGGCAAGATCAACCGCCGCTGGAAGACGCCGGTGTTCGCGACGCTCGTCGTCGTGGCCGTCTCGCTCGTGCTGTTCGTCCTGGCGAACGTCTTCGGCGACAGCGTGGGACAGATCCTCGGCTGGGCGATCTCGTCGATCGGCCTGCAGATCGCGTTCTACTACTCGCTGGCCGGCTTCGCCGTCGTGATCGGATTCCGCAAGGTGCTCTTCAAATCCGTGAAGAACTTCATCCTGATCGGCCTCTGGCCGGCAGTGGGTGCGCTCTTCATGATGTACATCTTCTTCGCGGCCATCCCGAACAACGATCTCGTGGTGAACGTCCTCGGCCTCGGTCTGATTGTCATCGGCCTCATCCCGCTCGCGCTCTTCTACCGCAAGGCGAAGGAGACGTACTTCACGCGCAAGCCGCTCGAGGTGCCCGCCGACTTCGAGGCGTGA
- a CDS encoding amino acid transporter yields the protein MKGLIDDTGGHQGPHAKHAEKQSSWWRVMCLTGLDYFSTLGYQPAIAALAAGFISPFATIVLVALTLLGALPVYRRVARESFRGSGSIAMLERLLPWWAGKIFVLILLGFAATDFMITITLSAADAAAHAIENPLAPSWFHNGNMWITLTLIALLGVVFLRGFQEAIGVAVILVFVYLALNAVVVVVGIEHVVQNPIVVTDWWAALTQIHGSPWTVVAISLIVFPKLALGLSGFETGVAVMPQIKGSETDPDDYPKKRILGAGRLLTTAALIMSVFLIASSFMTTFLIPQKDFQPGGPANGRALAYIAHEYIGPVFGTFYDISTILILWFAGASAMAGLLNLVPRYLPRYGMAPQWARAVRPLVIVFTAIAFLITIVFDANVDAQGGAYATGVLVLITSASFAVAASAWRKRQRARVVGFGAVTAVFIYTTVLNVFERPDGIRIATLFIIGILVISLVSRVGRSFQLRATSVTLDAAAQQFLLGDAATGALHIIAHEPHVDVNREYSKKDEDERRFSNIPGEARTIFLEVHPSDSSDFEEDLLVRGVKKYGYRVLKVTSANVPNTIAAVLLAARDLTGVAPTVYFEWTEGNPVSNMWRYLITGVGEVAPVTREVLREAEHDVRRRPAVHVV from the coding sequence ATGAAGGGCCTGATCGACGACACCGGCGGCCACCAGGGGCCGCACGCCAAGCACGCGGAGAAGCAGAGTTCGTGGTGGCGCGTCATGTGCCTCACGGGTCTGGACTACTTCTCGACCCTCGGCTATCAGCCGGCGATCGCGGCCCTCGCCGCCGGCTTCATCTCGCCGTTCGCCACCATCGTGCTGGTCGCGCTCACGCTCCTCGGAGCGCTGCCCGTGTATCGGCGCGTCGCACGCGAGAGCTTCCGGGGCTCCGGCTCCATCGCGATGCTGGAGCGCCTGCTGCCGTGGTGGGCGGGCAAGATCTTCGTCCTCATCCTGTTGGGTTTCGCGGCGACGGACTTCATGATCACCATCACGCTGTCGGCGGCGGATGCCGCGGCCCACGCGATCGAGAACCCGCTCGCGCCGTCGTGGTTCCACAACGGGAACATGTGGATCACGCTGACGCTGATCGCGCTTCTCGGCGTCGTCTTCCTGCGCGGCTTCCAGGAGGCGATCGGGGTCGCCGTCATCCTCGTGTTCGTCTATCTGGCCCTCAACGCCGTCGTCGTGGTCGTCGGGATCGAGCACGTGGTGCAGAACCCGATCGTCGTCACGGACTGGTGGGCGGCGCTCACGCAGATCCACGGCAGCCCGTGGACCGTCGTCGCCATCTCGCTGATCGTCTTTCCCAAGCTCGCGCTGGGACTGTCCGGATTCGAGACCGGCGTCGCGGTCATGCCGCAGATCAAGGGATCTGAGACCGACCCCGACGACTACCCGAAGAAGCGCATCCTCGGTGCGGGTCGACTGCTGACGACCGCCGCCCTCATCATGAGCGTCTTCCTCATCGCGTCGAGCTTCATGACGACGTTCCTCATCCCGCAGAAGGACTTCCAGCCGGGCGGCCCGGCGAACGGCCGGGCGCTGGCCTACATCGCGCACGAGTACATCGGACCCGTCTTCGGCACGTTCTACGACATCAGCACGATCCTCATCCTGTGGTTCGCCGGCGCGTCCGCGATGGCGGGCCTGCTGAACCTGGTGCCGCGCTACCTGCCGCGCTACGGGATGGCTCCGCAGTGGGCGCGGGCGGTGCGACCGCTCGTCATCGTGTTCACGGCCATCGCGTTCCTCATCACGATCGTGTTCGACGCCAACGTGGATGCGCAGGGCGGCGCCTACGCCACCGGCGTGCTGGTGCTCATCACGTCCGCCTCCTTCGCCGTGGCGGCGTCCGCGTGGCGCAAGCGGCAGCGTGCACGGGTGGTCGGCTTCGGCGCGGTCACCGCCGTCTTCATCTACACGACGGTGCTCAACGTCTTCGAGCGTCCCGACGGCATCCGCATCGCGACCCTGTTCATCATCGGCATCCTCGTCATCTCGCTCGTCTCGCGCGTCGGACGGTCGTTCCAGCTGCGCGCGACGTCGGTGACACTGGATGCGGCGGCCCAGCAGTTCCTCCTCGGCGATGCCGCGACGGGAGCGCTGCACATCATCGCGCACGAGCCGCACGTCGACGTGAACCGCGAGTACTCGAAGAAGGACGAGGACGAGCGCAGGTTCAGCAACATCCCGGGGGAGGCGAGGACGATCTTCCTCGAGGTGCATCCCAGCGACTCCTCCGATTTCGAGGAGGACCTCCTCGTCCGCGGCGTGAAGAAGTACGGGTACCGCGTGCTGAAGGTCACGAGCGCGAACGTCCCCAACACCATCGCGGCGGTGCTCCTGGCCGCGCGCGACCTGACCGGCGTCGCCCCGACCGTGTACTTCGAATGGACCGAGGGGAACCCCGTGTCGAACATGTGGCGATACCTCATCACCGGCGTGGGGGAGGTCGCCCCCGTCACCCGGGAGGTCCTGCGGGAGGCCGAGCACGACGTCCGCCGGCGCCCGGCCGTCCACGTCGTCTGA
- a CDS encoding large exoprotein yields the protein MGGGQVLGGGVIALVAVLLWLVYLLPSMHSRYRFDAAERNAVRLNQALRVLAETSETPEEVHLELSARTALAQQRLAKQVQEARHEAELAQARGELERARIEQLRASESERAARVAARRSPEARRTRARRRARLTVTTTAIAAVGLALWGAWEVVTTGAQLVLWSSVVVALACMLVRARMMRVESRAVAHEQVVDAAPEPEHVPAPAPQTVEELADQTSAWTPRQLPRPLTARAGSRAAVERDVVDAREALRQAALEEALRAEAERRRPPQLRPAADDAEIEAHVRELLRRRAAG from the coding sequence ATGGGTGGGGGGCAGGTTCTGGGCGGGGGCGTCATCGCGCTCGTCGCCGTGCTGCTGTGGCTCGTGTATCTGCTGCCGTCGATGCACAGCCGGTATCGCTTCGACGCAGCGGAGCGCAACGCGGTGCGGCTGAATCAGGCGCTGCGCGTGCTCGCCGAGACGAGCGAGACGCCGGAAGAGGTGCACCTCGAGCTGAGCGCGCGCACGGCGCTCGCCCAGCAGAGGCTCGCGAAGCAGGTGCAGGAGGCGCGGCACGAGGCGGAGCTCGCGCAGGCGCGCGGCGAGCTGGAGCGGGCGCGGATCGAGCAGCTGCGTGCGAGCGAGTCCGAGCGGGCGGCCCGCGTCGCCGCCCGCCGCTCCCCGGAGGCCCGGCGCACTCGCGCGCGCAGGCGCGCGCGACTCACGGTGACGACCACGGCGATCGCGGCCGTCGGCCTCGCACTGTGGGGCGCATGGGAGGTCGTGACGACCGGGGCCCAGCTCGTGCTGTGGTCGTCGGTCGTGGTGGCGCTGGCGTGCATGCTCGTGCGCGCGCGCATGATGCGGGTCGAATCGCGTGCGGTGGCGCATGAGCAGGTGGTGGATGCTGCGCCCGAGCCGGAGCACGTGCCGGCACCCGCTCCGCAGACCGTGGAGGAGCTGGCGGACCAGACGTCGGCGTGGACCCCGCGGCAGCTGCCGCGTCCGCTGACGGCCCGTGCCGGCTCACGTGCGGCCGTGGAGCGGGATGTGGTCGATGCCCGCGAAGCGCTGCGTCAGGCGGCCCTCGAAGAGGCCCTGCGCGCCGAGGCGGAGCGCCGTCGCCCGCCCCAGCTGCGACCCGCTGCGGACGACGCCGAGATCGAAGCGCACGTGCGCGAGCTGCTCCGGCGGAGGGCCGCGGGGTAG
- a CDS encoding GNAT family N-acetyltransferase has protein sequence MELSGPRLHGPVSIRLVRAKDARILQSELMSNRSWLRPWEATSPDGPVSFDMRMGIRRLLQQYRDGGGVPFVMEYDGEIAGQLNVWGIARGSLASATIGYWVSQRYAGRGITPTAVALATDVCFSELRLHRMEICIRPENHASLRVVEKLGFRYEGLRKRYIHIDGDWRDHYCFALVREEVPEGVLARWIEGRAPRDAATVPPSDRADA, from the coding sequence GTGGAGCTGAGCGGTCCGCGACTGCACGGTCCCGTCTCGATCAGGCTCGTGCGCGCGAAGGACGCGCGCATCCTGCAGAGCGAGCTCATGTCGAACCGGTCATGGCTGCGGCCGTGGGAGGCGACGAGCCCGGACGGTCCCGTCTCGTTCGACATGCGGATGGGCATCCGGCGCCTGCTGCAGCAGTACCGCGACGGCGGCGGGGTGCCGTTCGTCATGGAGTACGACGGCGAGATCGCCGGTCAGCTGAATGTGTGGGGCATCGCCCGCGGCTCGCTCGCCTCCGCGACGATCGGCTACTGGGTTTCCCAGCGGTATGCGGGTCGCGGCATCACGCCCACCGCCGTCGCACTCGCCACGGATGTGTGCTTCAGCGAGCTGCGCCTGCACCGCATGGAGATCTGCATCCGCCCCGAGAACCACGCCAGCCTGCGCGTCGTCGAGAAGCTCGGCTTCCGGTACGAGGGGCTGCGCAAGCGGTACATCCACATCGACGGCGACTGGCGCGACCACTACTGCTTCGCGCTGGTGCGCGAGGAGGTGCCGGAGGGCGTCTTGGCGCGCTGGATCGAGGGCCGGGCGCCGCGGGATGCCGCCACGGTGCCGCCGTCGGACCGTGCCGATGCCTGA